The window CGAGGCCCAGGGCCGCGTGCGGATCGAGGAGACCGAGAAGACCAAGAAGATCGTCGTCACCCCGGACGACGGCAGCGACGAGACGGCGTTCCCGATCTCGAAGCGTGCCCGACTCCTGGTCAGCGAGGGCGAGCACGTCGAGGTGGGCCAGAAGCTCACCGTGGGTGCCACCAACCCGCACGACGTGCTGCGCATCCTGGGCCAGCGTGCCGTCCAGGTCCACCTGGTCGGCGAGGTCCAGAAGGTCTACAACTCGCAGGGTGTGTCGATCCACGACAAGCACATCGAGATCATCATCCGGCAGATGCTGCGCCGTGTGACGATCATCGAGTCCGGCGACGCCGAGCTGCTGCCCGGCGAGCTGGTCGAGCGCTCGAAGTTCGAGACCGAGAACCGTCGTGTGGTCCAGGAGGGCGGTCACCCGGCCTCCGGTCGTCCGCAGCTCATGGGTATCACCAAGGCCTCGCTGGCCACGGAGTCCTGGCTGTCGGCGGCGTCCTTCCAGGAGACGACCAGGGTCCTCACGGACGCGGCGATCAACGCCAAGTCCGACTCCCTGATCGGCCTCAAGGAGAACGTCATCATCGGTAAGCTCATCCCGGCCGGTACGGGCCTGTCCCGCTACCGCAACATCCGGGTCGAGCCGACCGAGGAGGCCAAGGCCGCGATGTACTCGGCCGTCGGCTACGACGACATCGACTACTCGCCGTTCGGCACGGGCTCCGGCCAGGCCGTTCCGCTGGAGGACTACGACTACGGTCCGTACAACCAGTAAGGCGTGCGTCTGAAGCACTGAGGGGCGGTCACCTCCCGGGGTGGCCGCCCTTCGGCGTTCCCGGGGTCGTCTCCGGGTTTTCTCCGGGGGGACCCCGATGCCGGGAATGCCGGTTCGGCGCATCATGGAGGGACTCCGACCAGTACGGGGGAGGTGCTCCATGACGCATCCGTTGTGGCAGCCATGGCAGCCATGGCAGCCGGGGCCTGTCCCGAGCAGTCCGGCGATGCTCGCCTCGCACGCCGACCGTGAGCGTGCCGTGGATGTGCTCAGGGCGGGATTCGGTGAGGGCCGCCTGGAGAAGGACGAGTTCGACAAGCGGATCGAGCGGGCCTACGCGGCCCGTACCGTCGGTGAGCTGGCCCTGCTCGTGGCCGACCTGCCCCAGGGCCCCGTACCGCAGCCTGTGCCCCTCACGGCTGTGCCACGCACGTTCCTGCCGGCCCGGCCGCAGACCAATGGCAAGGCCGTCGGTTCGGCGGTCTGCGGGGTGCTGTGCCTGGTGACCTTCGGGATGACCGGCATCCCGGCAGTGGTCCTGGGGCACGCGGCCCGCTCCGAGATCCGCCGTACCGGGGAGAGCGGTGACGCGCTCGCCCTGACCGGACTCGTGCTCGGCTGGCTGTCGACCGCGGGCTGGGCGCTCCTGCTGACGCTGATGCTCGTGGCCGCCGCGGTGTCCGCGTGAGGACGGGCTACGGGTGGCCGGTTCGGGGGTTGTGCGCTACGGCTCCGACGTGCCGGGACCGCCGATTCGAAGATCAAACACGGCTCGTGGTCTTGACATGGGCCGGGCGGCGAGGTGGGCGAGGCCCATTTGTTTTGACCGCAGCGAATGAGGTAGGTACGCTCAGACCTTGTGCCTGGGGTGTGCCCTGGCTCTCGTGCGTGCCTTCGACCGCATAGCGAGCTGTGAGCGGCCACCGTAATCTGTGCTCTTTTCGCCTTGCGGCGGGAGTCCGCAGGATCGACACACCCGACCGCGTGGGTCGGCGACGTTCCAGGTTAGCTTCACCATTCGGCACACAGAAACCGGAGAAGTAGTGCCTACGATCCAGCAGCTGGTCCGTAAGGGCCGGCAGGACAAGGTCGAGAAGAACAAGACGCCCGCACTCGAGGGTTCCCCTCAGCGTCGTGGCGTCTGCACGCGTGTGTTCACGACCACCCCGAAGAAGCCGAACTCGGCCCTGCGTAAGGTCGCGCGTGTGCGTCTGACCAGCGGGATCGAGGTCACCGCTTACATTCCGGGTGAGGGACACAACCTGCAGGAGCACTCCATCGTGCTCGTGCGCGGCGGCCGTGTGAAGGACCTGCCGGGTGTTCGCTACAAGATCATCCGTGGTTCGCTTGACACCCAGGGTGTCAAGAACCGCAAGCAGGCCCGCAGCCGCTACGGCGCCAAGAAGGAGAAGTAAGAATGCCTCGTAAGGGCCCCGCCCCGAAGCGCCCGGTCATCATCGACCCGGTCTACGGTTCTCCTCTTGTCACGTCGCTCATCAACAAGGTGCTGCTGAACGGCAAGCGCTCCACCGCCGAGCGCATCGTCTACGGCGCCATGGAGGGTCTGCGTGAGAAGACGGGCAACGACCCGATCATCACGCTGAAGCGCGCGCTGGAGAACATCAAGCCGACCCTTGAGGTCAAGTCCCGCCGTGTCGGTGGTGCGACGTACCAGGTTCCGATCGAGGTCAAGCCCGGTCGTGCCAACACGCTCGCGCTGCGCTGGCTGGTCGGTTACTCCCGCGCCCGTCGCGAGAAGACCATGACCGAGCGTCTGCTCAACGAGCTTCTCGACGCCTCCAACGGCCTTGGTGCCGCTGTGAAGAAGCGCGAGGACACCCACAAGATGGCCGAGTCCAACAAGGCCTTCGCGCACTACCGCTGGTAGTCGCAGACCCCATCGAGACCGAGAGAAGACTGAAGCCTTATGGCTACCACTTCACTTGACCTGGCCAAGGTCCGCAATATCGGGATCATGGCCCACATCGACGCGGGCAAGACGACCACCACCGAGCGGATCCTCTTCTACACCGGCGTCAGCTACAAGATCGGTGAAGTCCACGACGGCGCTGCCACCATGGACTGGATGGAGCAGGAGCAGGAGCGTGGCATCACGATCACCTCTGCTGCCACCACCTGTCACTGGCCGCTCGAGGACAACGACTACACCATCAACATCATCGACACCCCGGGGCACGTCGACTTCACCGTTGAGGTGGAGCGCTCCCTGCGTGTGCTCGACGGTGCCGTGACGGTGTTCGACGGTGTCGCCGGTGTCGAGCCGCAGTCCGAGACGGTGTGGCGTCAGGCCGACCGTTACGGCGTGCCGCGCATCTGCTTCGTGAACAAGCTGGACCGCACCGGTGCCGAGTTCCACCGCTGCGTCGACATGATCTCGGACCGCCTTGGTGCGCAGCCGCTGGTCATGCAGCTTCCGATCGGCGCCGAGGCCGACTTCAAGGGCGTCGTGGACCTGGTCCGCATGAAGGCGCTCGTGTGGTCCGCCGAGGCCGCCAAGGGCGAGATGTACGACGTCGTCGACATTCCGGCCACGCACACCGAGGCTGCCGAGGAGTACCGCGGCAAGCTGATCGAGGGCGTCGCCGAGAACGACGAAGAGATCATGGAGCTGTACCTGGAGGGCCAGGAGCCCACCGAGGAGCAGCTGTACGCCGCGATCCGTCGCATCACCATCGCGTCCGGCAAGTCCAGCGACACCACGGTCACCCCGGTGTTCTGTGGCACCGCGTTCAAGAACAAGGGCGTTCAGCCCCTGCTCGACGCGGTCGTGCGCTACCTGCCGACCCCGCTCGACGTCGAGGCCATCGAGGGCCACGACGTGAAGGACCCCGAGGTCGTCGTCAAGCGCAAGCCGTCCGACGACGAGCCGCTGTCCGCGCTGGCGTTCAAGATCATGAGCGACCCGCACCTCGGCAAGCTCACCTTCGTCCGGATCTACTCCGGTCGCCTGGAGTCCGGCACCGCCGTGCTGAACTCCGTCAAGGGCAAGAAGGAGCGCATCGGCAAGATCTACCGCATGCACGCGAACAAGCGTGAGGAGATCGAGTCGGTGGGCGCCGGCGACATCGTCGCCGTCATGGGCCTCAAGCAGACCACCACCGGTGAGACGCTGAGCGACGACAAGCAGCCGGTGATCCTGGAGTCCATGGACTTCCCGGCGCCGGTCATCCAGGTCGCCATCGAGCCCAAGTCGAAGGGCGACCAGGAGAAGCTGGGCGTCGCGATCCAGCGCCTGGCCGAGGAGGACCCGTCCTTCCAGGTCCACTCGGACGAGGAGACCGGCCAGACCATCATCGGTGGTATGGGCGAGCTGCACCTCGAGGTGCTGGTCGACCGTATGCGCCGTGAGTTCAAGGTCGAGGCCAACGTCGGCAAGCCGCAGGTCGCCTACCGCGAGACGATCCGCAAGGCCGTCGAGCGCGTCGACTACACGCACAAGAAGCAGACTGGTGGTACCGGCCAGTTCGCCAAGGTGCAGATCGCGATCGAGCCGATCGAGGGCGGCGACGCCTCGTACGAGTTCGTGAACAAGGTGACCGGTGGTCGTATCCCGAAGGAGTACATCCCTTCGGTCGACGCCGGTGCGCAGGAGGCCATGCAGTTCGGCATCCTCGCGGGCTACGAGATGACGGGCGTCCGCGTCACGCTCATCGACGGTGGCTACCACGAGGTCGACTCCTCCGAGCTCGCGTTCAAGATCGCCGGTTCGCAGGCCTTCAAGGAGGCCGCGCGCAAGGCCAGCCCCGTGCTGCTCGAGCCGATGATGGCCGTCGAGGTCACCACGCCCGAGGACTACATGGGCGAGGTCATCGGCGACATCAACTCCCGCCGTGGCCAGATCCAGGCCATGGAGGAGCGGGCGGGTGCTCGCGTCGTGAAGGGCCTCGTGCCCCTCTCGGAGATGTTCGGCTACGTCGGCGACCTGCGCAGCAAGACGTCCGGCCGTGCCAGCTACTCCATGCAGTTCGACTCCTACGCCGAGGTTCCGCGGAACGTCGCCGAGGAGATCATCGCGAAGGCCAAGGGCGAGTAACGCTCCGCGTTCACACGCTTTAGGCTTGACTCCGGAGCCGCCAGGGGTATTCACCCACATTCGTGGGGGAATGCCCCCGGCCCCGGGCTTTCCAGCAAAGATCACCTGGCGCCGATGAAGCAAGGCGTTCAGAACCACTCCACAGGAGGACCCCGTGGCGAAGGCGAAGTTCGAGCGGACTAAGCCCCACGTCAACATCGGCACCATCGGTCACATCGACCACGGTAAGACGACCCTTACGGCCGCCATTACCAAGGTGCTGCACGACGCGTACCCGGACCTGAACGAGGCCTCGGCCTTCGACCAGATCGACAAGGCTCCCGAGGAGCGCCAGCGCGGTATCACCATCTCCATCGCGCACGTCGAGTACCAGACCGAGACGCGTCACTACGCCCACGTCGACTGCCCCGGTCACGCGGACTACATCAAGAACATGATCACCGGTGCTGCCCAGATGGACGGCGCCATCCTCGTGGTCGCCGCCACCGACGGCCCGATGCCGCAGACCAAGGAGCACGTGCTCCTGGCCCGCCAGGTCGGCGTTCCGTACATCGTCGTCGCCCTGAACAAGGCCGACATGGTGGACGACGAGGAGATCCTGGAGCTCGTCGAGCTCGAGGTTCGCGAGCTGCTCTCCGAGTACGAGTTCCCGGGCGACGACCTGCCGGTCGTCAAGGTCTCGGCGCTCAAGGCCCTTGAGGGCGACAAGGAGTGGGGCAACACCGTCCTCGAGCTGATGAAGGCCGTCGACGAGAACATCCCGCAGCCCGAGCGTGACGTCGACAAGCCGTTCCTGATGCCGATCGAGGACGTCTTCACGATCACCGGTCGCGGTACGGTCGTCACCGGCCGTATCGAGCGTGGTGTCCTCAAGGTCAACGAGACCGTTGACATCGTGGGCATCAAGCAGGAGAAGACCACCACCACGGTCACCGGCATCGAGATGTTCCGCAAGCTGCTCGACGAGGGCCAGGCCGGTGAGAACGTCGGTCTGCTGCTCCGCGGCATCAAGCGCGAGGACGTCGAGCGCGGCCAGGTCATCATCAAGCCGGGCTCGGTCACCCCGCACACCGAGTTCGAGGCGCAGGCCTACATCCTGTCCAAGGACGAGGGTGGCCGCCACACGCCGTTCTTCAACAACTACCGTCCGCAGTTCTACTTCCGTACGACGGACGTGACCGGCGTGGTGACCCTCCCCGAGGGCACCGAGATGGTCATGCCGGGTGACAACACCGAGATGAAGGTGGAGCTCATCCAGCCCGTCGCCATGGAAGAGGGCCTGAAGTTCGCCATCCGTGAGGGTGGCCGGACCGTGGGCGCCGGCCAGGTCACCAAGATCAACAAGTGAGCTTGTTGACTTGACCTGGTAGCTCCGACGCGAGCTCCTGAAGGGGCCCGCACGACTTCGGTCGTGCGGGCCCCTTTGCTTTCCGGTGCTTTCCGGCAGGGGAGACGCGTCAGGTGTTGGAGCCGTCCGGCAGGATGCAGAAGGCGACGTGGCTGAGGTCCGCGAAGCCACCGCTGGGGTTGATCGGGGCATGGAGCGTTTCGTCGGCCTCGATCTGGCCGGCCATCGTGGGCCGGTAGTCGTAGATGTTGGCGTTGTTGCTGCCCTTGACGATGACCGCACCGGCGGCGAAGGGGCCGCTGAAGTCGAACGAGAGAAGCTGCCCCTGCTCGCCCTCCGTGACGCCGAGGGTGATCGTTCCGTTCTGGCCCCCGGACGAGAAGTTGAGCACCTCTCCGTCCGCGGGCTCGTCGTCCGTGTCGACCTCCAGGGTGAACCCGTTGATGTCCTCGCAGTCCGGGTTCACCTCCGCCGTGTACTCAACGGGCGGCACAGCGGCGTCCAGCTGGTCCCCCGCCTGCGCCGACGCGGGGGCGGCGAAGGTCACGGCCAGCGCCGTCGACAGGCCGAGGGCGACGAGGTGTGCTCCCCACCTCGGGCGCCGCGATGGGGTCATTGCTCGAGTAGTCACTCGCACGACGAGTACTCCTTCTTGTTCTGGGTGTACCGGCCTTCGCGGACTGTCGCGCCTCTTCCTTCGGCGGCTCGAGCGCTGATTCGCATCCGCTGCCGGGCATCTGATCATTTACACAATCCGATCAACGCCACCCCCGGGGGATTCCTCTGCCTAGGCCGTCCGGGTTGCGGAGCACCGGAAAGGCCGAGCGCCGGTGTGTCGTCACGGGCGTTCGGCGAGGCCGTCACACCCCCGTGCGGGCCGGTTTCCGGCGCCTGTGAGCACGTCGTCCCGCGACGGGAAACGCCCGGTATCAAGTCATGCAAGTAGGACATACATTCAAAAAATGTTGATATAACCCTCACACAGGGCGTGAGCTGCTCCTCCGACGCAGCCGCGCCCCATGTGTTCGCCGAGGGCCGGGGTCAGAGGGAGAACCATGCGGCAGTTCACCAGCGCGGCGTCAGGGCAGGCGATTCCCCTCACGCCGCACCGGTCCACCACGCCCCAACGCCCTGCGCAGGGGTGGTGCGTACCGGTCGCGGTCGGTGCCGACTCCTTGGGGATGGCGCTGCCGACCGGGGTGACCTTCGCGGCGATCGGTGCGGCCCACCCCGTGCACCAGGCGGTGACCATCACGTTCGTCTGGGTGCTCGTGGGCCTCGCCGCCAGGCGCTACGCATCCTGGACATGGGACGAAGGCGCCCCGGTCGGACCGGTCGTGCGGGACTGGCTGGTGCTGCTCGGCGCGCTGGCCGTGCTGCGGACCGTATTCGGGCTCGGCGAGCCACCCGCAGCGGTTCTTGCCGCGCTGTGCCCGTCGTTGGCGGTCACCGTGGTCTGCCGCAAGGCGATCCATCGCCGCATCCTGGCCGTCCGACGCCGCGCCCGAGGGCTTCGACGTGTCCTCGTCGTCGGTGAGGCCGGGGCCGTGGACGCCGTGGTCGGGCAGCTCGCCGAGCGTACGGACCACGGGTACGTGGTGGTCGGGGCCTGTGTGCTGGGCGAGGGCGACGTGTTGTCCGGCCTGCCCGTGCCGGCCCGGCTGCGGGTCGGCGTGCCGACCGCCGCGGACGAGGATGCCGTGCCCGTGGCGGAGGCGGCTGAGGCGCTCGGTGCCGACCTGGTCTTCGTCACCACGGGCAGGCACATGTGCGGGGACCGGCTTCGGCGGTTGTCGTGGGCCCTGCACGACCGAGGCCGCCGGCTGATGGTGCTGCCCGGCATCGTCGAAGTGGCCCGGCGCAGGGTCCGTATCGCCTCGGCCGCCGGGCTCACCCTGCTGGACGTCTCACCGCCGACGCGCCGTGGGCTGCCGACGCTGCTGAAGGCCGCCACGGACCGGGCAGGCTCGCTCGTGCTGCTCATGGTGCTGGCTCCGCTGTTCGCACTGCTGGCGCTCGCCGTGCGCGTGAGTTCGCCGGGGCCGGTCATCTACCGTCAGGTCCGCGTCGGCCGGGACGGGACGCCTTTCCCCATGTGGAAGTTCCGGACCATGGTCGTGGACGCGGACCGGATAAAGGGTGACCTGGCGGCGGCGAACGAACACGACGGCCATATGTTCAAGCTGCGCCGGGATCCGCGGGTCACGTCCGCCGGGCGCTTTCTGCGCCGCTACTCGCTGGACGAGCTGCCCCAGTTGGCCAATGTCCTCCTCGGACACATGTCGCTGGTGGGACCCCGCCCGCCGCTGCCCGAGGAAGTCGCCCGCTACGACCAGGTGGAGATGCGCCGGCTGAGTGTCAAACCCGGCCTCACGGGACTGTGGCAGGTGAGCGGCAGATCCGACCTGTCCTGGCACGAGACCGTCTCGCTCGATCTGCGGTACGTCGACAACTGGTCGTGGACCTGGGACATGACGGTCATGGCGCGCACGGTTCGCGCCGTGTTGGACGGGCGCGGCGCCTACTGAGAAGGTTCGGCCCGGTGGCCTGGATCGACCCGTCAGGAAAGCCGGCACACCGAATCGAGATTCAGGGAGCGCACATACTGCTCGTCGACCTCGGCACCGCGGTAGCGCAGCAGGCGTGCCTTCTCGGGGATGCCCGGCGTGCACCGTGAGTCCAGCTTCAGGCGGAGGTCATGACGCAGGTACATCCACATTCCGCGGACGACGATCGGTGTGTAGTTGTCCCGGAAGTAGGCGATGTCGTACAGCTTCGAGGCCTCCGACCACATGCCGTGTGTCTCCACCAGGTCGGGTTTGCTGGCCGCCAAGTACGAGGGCATCGCAGCGAATCCGTCCCGGGCGAGCGCAGCGTTGGCCAGCAGGGCAAGGTCAAGAATCTTCAATTTCGTACAGCACAGACTCGAGCCCCCGACGTCCGGGGTCAACACGGTCAGTGCCGGCTGTCCCAGCTTCACCCGCACCTCATCCATCGCCTCGCCGGTCATGCGATATGCCGCTGGGGTGACAGCCACCTCGGTCTCGGGATGGAGCCGTGCGGCGATGAACTGCTTTTCGATGCCGCAGGCCGTGAGGAGAAGCAGCGCGGCGATCACGGCGAAGAGGCGGGGCGTGGATTTCAGGAAATGCATGACATGAGGCTTTGACAGTGCGACCGCCACCACGCCCAGCGCGATCGCGGCCTGCTCCATCCGTCCGATGTAGCCCCAGTTCCGGCCGATCCCCAAGTTGAATGCCGCGACAGCCGCGATGTAGCCGAGGCTGAAGCTCGCGACGGGGCGGACACTCCGTGAGCGCATGCGCCCGAATGCCTCGGTGCCTGCCGACCGCCACCCACTGCGCATGGCGGTCAACGCCGTGATGGCGATGACGGCTGCCGGCAGCAGGACGTAGAGGACCTCCACCGCGGCCACGCACACCTGCAGGATGTGCTTGATCGGCGAGTCCGCGCTGTACGGGCTGGACCGCTTCGCCGTCATCGTGTTCGGCAGCAGCGAGCCGAACAGCGCCAGGCGAACTGCTGTGAGCACCGTGAAGGAGAGAACGGCCCCCGCAGCCAGGGCCACCGCCGAGCGGTACTCCTTGGAGCAGAGCGCCAGCACCACAGCGCCGGCGATGACGTAGCCGACGGCTTCCGCCCGGATCCACGGGGCTGTGGCAGCCAGCAGCATCAGCCCGATCCACGCATGTCGGTGGCCGCTGCGCAGCAGCCATACGATCGCGAGCGCCGCCGCCGACAGCGACGTCATCTCCATTCCATTGATGGTCTCGTTGAGGAACGGCCCGTACCCGAAGAGCACCAGGCTGACGATCCAGGCCTGGAGGCGACCGTACTGTCGCAGCATGATGTACAGCAGGGCGGCACCGAGGGCTGCGAAGAGGCCGGACCACAGCTGGCTGGCCAGGATCATGCCGTCGAATTCCAATGGCAGCCAGCGGTAGGTCCCCGCCATCAGCAAGAACCAGAAGGGGCTCGAAAATCCCTCGACCGTCTCGGAGAGCGGTGTCAGCGCAATCTGGCCGGACTCGGCGAAGGTGCGTGCAAACGCAAGGGTGATGGATCCGTCGTCCCAGCCGTTCGCCCCGATGAACAGAGCGAGGGCGGAGTGCATGAGAAGGACCGCGCAGAACAGGCCGTAGGAAAGGGGCCGGTCTGTCTTTTCGGCTGCCCGTCGAGGCGCTGATGCGAGGTCGTCCGTCGTGCGGCTGACGCCGAGATCGTGTGCCGTCTGCCCAGCGTGCATGCCGTCTGTCCTCGTGTCGGAATCCCGCTCTTTTTCCTTCAGGAATTCAATTTCGACTCAGCGATGGCATAGTCCATCAATCAGAACGGGCGGCGGTCGCGGGCGCGCTCACAGCCGAGGCCAATCGGGTGGATCTCACGATAAGTCCGCTTGTCTCATCGGGTGTGGCGCGCCCGAGCGCTTACGTTCGTGACATGGCGATCATGGCGAGGCAGTCATCCATAGGCGAGATGCATGGGACACGATTACGCGAAGGGCTCGCCTCACCCAGCTGGTCGACCGCGTCGCTCCAGGTGATTTCGGAATCCTCGCGCACGGACGCCATTGAGGATGTGGCAAGCGGTGATCGTTGCGCCTGCTCAGGCATGAGGTTGAGAGAGTGGACTTCCCCAGCACACTGAAGCAGCTCTCGAAGGCGCAGAAGCCCGCCCGCGGGGTCCCCGGCTACTCACGATTCGTCAATCGGCCGGCCGGAAGGCTGCTCGCGGCCGCGGCTCACCGTATCGGGCTTTCGCCCAACCACGTGACCGCCGCAAGCGGCCTGGTCACCTTTCCGGCCATTGCCGCGATCGCCCTTTACCCCCCCTCACACGCGCTCGCACCATGGGTCGCGTTCGCCTTGCTCGTCGGGTTCGCGCTTGATTCCGCGGACGGTCAACTGGCCCGGCTGCACGGGTCGGCCAGCCCTGCCGGGGCGTGGATGGACCATGTGGTGGACTGCGCGAAGATCCTGAGCGTCCATGCGGCGGTTCTGATTTCGTTCTACCGGTTCTTCGACCTCCCGCGTCCCGTCCTGCTGCTCACCCCGATCACCTTCCAGTTCGCCGCTGTCCTGCTGTTCTTCGGAGGGATCCTGACGGAACAGCTGAGACGGCGAGGGGACGATGCGCACGTCGGCCCGGTGCGCCCGGCCTCCGCTGCTCGCGGTATGGCGCTGCTGCCCGTGGATTACGGCCTGCTCTGCCTGATCTTCTTGTTCCTGGGAAATCAGAAGCTCTTCTTCACGCTGTATGTCGCCCTGCTCGCGGCCCACCTGATGCTCGTGCCCGCATTCTTCGCCAAGTGGTTCCGGGAACTCTCCTGACCCGGTTCATTCCCCTCACAAAGAAGGGTCGACCCATGGCAGACACCGCCGTGCCGACCGCCGTGGAACGCTCCCTGCGAGGCTTCACCGGAGCCGGCTACGACAAGGGGCGCCCCCTGCTCGTTCAGGCAGCCTGGTTCGCGGTTCTCAACCTCGTCTTCGTGAAGTGGTGGTTCCCGGCCCGCTGGCGGCCCGTTCTGCTGCGGGCCTTCGGCGCGCGGATCGGGCAACGGGTGCTGATCCGCCAGCGGGTGCGCGTGCACTGGCCGTGGCGGCTGGACATCGGTGACGACGTATGGATCGGCGAGGACGCCTGGTTGCTGAACCTCGAGCGGATCAGCATCGGCAGCAATGTCTGTGTCTCCCAGGGGGCGTTGCTGTGCACCGGCAGCCACCAGCGCCTCAGCCCCACCTTCGAGTTCGACAACGGGCCCATCCGCCTGGAGCCCGGAGCCTGGGTGGCGGCGCGGGCCGTCGTGTTGCGAGGGGTCACCGTCGGTCGTGGCGCTGTGGTGGGTGCCGCGGCGATCGCCCACCGCGACATCGCACCGGCCGAGGTCGTCACGGCGAGGGGCGTGGGATGAGGCTCGTTCATGTGGTGACGCTCGTCAGCGAGGACGGAGCGTACGGCGGTCCCACGAGCGTGGCGACGGGACAACTGGAGGAGTGCGCCGCGCGCGGCCATGAGGTCACGCTGCTGTCCTTGTGGCGAGGCAGAGCCGAGGCACCGGCACGCATCGGCTCGGTTCCGCTGCGAACGCGCCCGGCGCGCGCCCTGCTTCCTGGCCGCTTCACCGGGATCATGCACCCGCTGCTCGTCAGGGACATGTGGCGTTCCATGGGCAGGGCCGATGTGGTGCACATCCACGCGGGGCGCGACCTCGTCTCCCTCGCCGCGCTGGCCGTGGCGACGCTGCGGGGAAAGAGGTTCTTCACGCAGACGCACGGAATGGTGGAGCCACGCCACAGGCTTGTGGCCAAGCTCTTCGACAGCCTGTACGTACCTCTCCTGCGCCGGGCGCGCGGTTGTCTGGTGCTCACCGAGCGGGAGCGGCGGGCCGTGTCCGAGGTCATCGGACCGCAGGGGCCGCCGCTGCTGACGTTGCCCAACGGGGTGCGGCCCGAGCGCGACGCGGCGGTGGAGCGTCGGCCGCACGCCCCGGAGGTGCTCTTCATGGCGCGGCTGCATCCGCGCAAGCGCCCGGAGGCGTTCGTCGAGATGGCCGCCCTGGTCCACCGGAAGCTGCCCGACGCGCGGTTCACCCTGCACGGGCCGGACGAGGGCTCGCTGCCGACGGTGCGTCAGCTCATCGCCATCCACCGGCTCGGGGATGTCGTCTCCTACGGCGGGGCGCTGTCGTACGCCGAGGCGGTGCGTGCCTACGCGAAAGCGGCGGTGTACGTGCTGCCGAGCGTGGACGAGCCGTTCCCCATGACCGTGATCGAAGCCATGTCCGCCGG of the Streptomyces sp. T12 genome contains:
- a CDS encoding glycosyltransferase, giving the protein MRLVHVVTLVSEDGAYGGPTSVATGQLEECAARGHEVTLLSLWRGRAEAPARIGSVPLRTRPARALLPGRFTGIMHPLLVRDMWRSMGRADVVHIHAGRDLVSLAALAVATLRGKRFFTQTHGMVEPRHRLVAKLFDSLYVPLLRRARGCLVLTERERRAVSEVIGPQGPPLLTLPNGVRPERDAAVERRPHAPEVLFMARLHPRKRPEAFVEMAALVHRKLPDARFTLHGPDEGSLPTVRQLIAIHRLGDVVSYGGALSYAEAVRAYAKAAVYVLPSVDEPFPMTVIEAMSAGTPVVCTDTCGMADELARRGAAIVTDGSPQAMADAVCELLTDEDKRHGLVKAGTRAVEEAFSIHAVADRLEELYRNL